Part of the Passer domesticus isolate bPasDom1 chromosome 8, bPasDom1.hap1, whole genome shotgun sequence genome is shown below.
catgttcttcttcctgctcaacctggccctcagcgacctgggctccatttgcaccactgtccccaaagccatgcacaattccctctgggacaccacgaccatctcctacacaggatgtgctgcacagatctttctctttgtctttttcatttcagcagaattcttcctcctgaccatcatgtgctacgaccgctacgtgtccgtctgcaaacccctgcactacgggaccctcctgggcagcagagcttgtgcccacatggcagcagctgcctgggccagtgcctttctcactgctctcatgcacacaaccaatacattttccctacccctgtgccatggcaatgccttgggccagttcttctgtgaaatcccccagatcctcaagctctcctgctccaaatcccacCTCAGGGAAATCGGGATTTCTGTTTTCACTACCTTCTTAGCATtttgctgttttgtgttcatggttttctcctatgtgcagatttTCAGGgccgtgctgaggatcccctctgagcaggggcggcacaaagccttttccacctgcctccctcacctggccgtgctctccctgttcctcagcactgtaACATTTTCCTACCTGAAGTtgccctccatctcctccccatccctggatctgtccCTGTCAGTTCTatactcggtggtgcctccaaCCCTGAATCCCCtaatctacagcctgaggaaccaggagctcaaggcagcagtgaggagatTGATGAATG
Proteins encoded:
- the LOC135305953 gene encoding olfactory receptor 14J1-like is translated as LHYGTLLGSRACAHMAAAAWASAFLTALMHTTNTFSLPLCHGNALGQFFCEIPQILKLSCSKSHLREIGISVFTTFLAFCCFVFMVFSYVQIFRAVLRIPSEQGRHKAFSTCLPHLAVLSLFLSTVTFSYLKLPSISSPSLDLSLSVLYSVVPPTLNPLIYSLRNQELKAAVRRLMNGWFQKH